The DNA region AGTGCTTCGGGTCGTGCTCGTGGACGAGTACCGAACCGCGGCCCGCCCACAGCTTCAGCACCTCGCCCTCGGGACGTGCCTCCCGGTGCGGCCAGCTCACCTTCAGCACGGCACGGGTGCCGTCCGCACGGAGCGCCGGTGCGACCCATGAGCAGCTACCGCCGTGGTACGGGGCGCCGAGCCGCAGATCCCAGCGTTCGAGGAACTCCCCGACGAGCGTGGGCAGTCGGTCGAGCCATTCACGCCCGCTGCGGGTGCGACGCATGTCGTTCATCACCGGCAGCGAGGGCGGGAAAAGCGAATCGTCGGTCACGCTACGTTCGTACCACGCGCCTCAGCTCCGGGGCTTCCGGGAATCCGCCGCCGCGGACCCCGGCGCCGAATACCCGCCGCCAGCACTCGCCGCGGACCCCGGCGCCGAACACCCGCCGCCTGCGCCGCCGCCGTTCGCCGACTCCCTCGGCGGCGTCCACGTCGCCCGCAAGCTCTCGCTGACTCCGGCCCCGCCCCGGCGTCCAGCCCCCGCCCCCGTGCTCTGTTCAACCCGCCGTACAGCGTGTTCCATGGTCAACGCGGGAGTCCCGGTAAGGCGGCGGCGCCCACGGAGAGGATCGAGGTAGCCGTGCCGACGACGCTGCGACGCACCACCCTGAGCCTGCCCGTGGCGCCGGTCGGCCCCGAGAATCCGCTGCCCGCGCTGGCTCCCCTCGACGAGATGCACACCGTCGACGAGGAGGAGAGAGCGGCGCTGCCGCCGGACATGGCGCGTCAGGTCGGCTATGCGCCGCTGCGTTCCGTACTGCCCGTCCGCGTACTCGACGGCTATACGCGCCGGCGCACTCCCGCCTCGATCGACGCCCTCGTGCTGGAGAACGACCGGCTGCGCGTGACCGTACTGCCCGGACTCGGCGGCCGGATCCACTCCCTCCACCACAAGCCCACCGGGCGTGAACTCCTCTACACCAACCCGGTGTTCCAGCCCGCGGACTTCGCCCTGAACGGGGCCTGGTACTCCGGCGGCATCGAGTGGAACATCGGCGCCACCGGCCACACCACGCTCTCCGTCGCGCCTGTGCACGCGGCCCGCGTACCCGCGCCCGACGGCTGGGGCCCCCATCCGGCGGCAGCCGGGGGAGAGATGCTGCGGCTGTGGGAGTGGGAGCGGCTGCGCGACACCCCGTTCCAGGTGGACCTGTGGCTCCCGGACGGCTCCGACTTCCTCTACGTCGGAGTTCGCATCCGCAACCCCCACGACCGTGCGGTGCCCGTCTACTGGTGGTCGAACATCGCGGTTCCGGAGGACGAGGGCACCCGCGTCCTCGTACCGGCCGACGAGACCTGGTACTTCGCGTACGAGCGCAGGCTGCGCCGCATACCCGTTCCCGAGTGGGACGGCGTGGACCGCTCGTATGCGCTGCGCAGCGAGTTCCCGGCGGACTACTTCTACGAGATCCCGCGCGAGGAGCGGAAGTGGATCGCCTCGCTCGACGATCGGGGCACGGGCCTCGTCCAGACGTCGACGAGCCTGCTGAGGGGCCGGAAGCTCTTCGTATGGGGCCACGGGCCCGGCGGGCGGCGGTGGCAGGAGTGGCTGACCGAGCCGGGGACGCAGGGCTATGCGGAGATCCAGGCGGGGCTGGCGCGTACGCAGCTCGAACACGTTCCGCTCGACGCCGGGCGGGAGTTCGCGTGGCTGGAGGCGTACGGGCCGCTGTCCGCCGACCCGGCCGCCGTGCACGGTGGCGACTGGGCCGCCGCACGTGAACACACCGCCGCACGCCTGGAGGAGGCGCTGCCCGCGGCCGACGTGGACGCGGCGTTCGCGGCCTGGCGCCCGTATGCGGACACGGAGCCGGACACCGAAGCGGACATCCGAACGGGAGCCGAACCGG from Streptomyces marispadix includes:
- a CDS encoding DUF5107 domain-containing protein; protein product: MPTTLRRTTLSLPVAPVGPENPLPALAPLDEMHTVDEEERAALPPDMARQVGYAPLRSVLPVRVLDGYTRRRTPASIDALVLENDRLRVTVLPGLGGRIHSLHHKPTGRELLYTNPVFQPADFALNGAWYSGGIEWNIGATGHTTLSVAPVHAARVPAPDGWGPHPAAAGGEMLRLWEWERLRDTPFQVDLWLPDGSDFLYVGVRIRNPHDRAVPVYWWSNIAVPEDEGTRVLVPADETWYFAYERRLRRIPVPEWDGVDRSYALRSEFPADYFYEIPREERKWIASLDDRGTGLVQTSTSLLRGRKLFVWGHGPGGRRWQEWLTEPGTQGYAEIQAGLARTQLEHVPLDAGREFAWLEAYGPLSADPAAVHGGDWAAAREHTAARLEEALPAADVDAAFAAWRPYADTEPDTEADIRTGAEPGTGALLAVGSGWGALEVARAGYELPGTPFPAETMGEQQRPWMELLTNGRLLYDAPSGTSAASKPASASAPSPSAAAPASPRPERPAPACPTSPPGPSLVSDAWRDQLECAPSGPLTDYHLGVAQWHAGDRAQAVRSWERSVSAAPTAWSLRCLGFADAYDAATGAHPERAADRYLAALDLASGGELPALAALVREAVPVLLAAGRPAGAAEALDRLPPEYRDRGRFQLLCAQVLLAQGEREAARALFDAGFEVDDLREGDEVLGDTWAELSDDPLPARYDFRMRPA